The Bacteroidales bacterium genome has a segment encoding these proteins:
- the ribF gene encoding riboflavin biosynthesis protein RibF → MKIHRSFEHLGEIRNPVVTTGTFDGVHIGHKTILNRLRKLADEINGETVLITFHPHPRKVLYPDSAGKDLRLISTQREKIHLLSNTGLDHLVIIEFTHEFSKITSYEFVENILVGKLNAKRIVVGFNHHFGHNREGDYAYLYELARDHDFEVEEIPEQDVENETVSSTVIRKALHEGRIQRANAYLDHFYIMMGKLGDGHPRCREIGFPTYKLNIEEDVKLIPPQGVYAISLIYSRYKYKGMLNVKQFEGEEKVSVEVHLFGHDHELELRGKIPTFRFHKRMRDELKIDENQALHKQLERDKSEIQELIY, encoded by the coding sequence CAGGAGTTTTGAGCATCTAGGTGAAATCAGGAATCCCGTAGTTACGACGGGTACCTTTGACGGGGTGCATATCGGTCATAAAACCATATTGAACCGGCTCAGGAAGCTGGCCGATGAAATCAATGGTGAAACCGTTCTGATAACTTTTCATCCGCATCCGAGGAAAGTGCTCTATCCTGACTCTGCAGGGAAAGATCTGCGATTGATATCCACACAGAGAGAAAAGATCCATTTACTCAGTAATACAGGACTCGACCACTTGGTCATCATTGAATTTACCCACGAATTTTCTAAGATTACTTCCTATGAATTTGTAGAGAACATCCTGGTAGGTAAGTTAAATGCCAAACGTATTGTGGTGGGCTTTAATCATCACTTTGGACATAATCGTGAGGGAGATTATGCCTATTTATATGAATTGGCCAGGGATCATGATTTTGAAGTGGAGGAAATACCTGAACAGGATGTTGAGAATGAAACAGTGAGTTCTACTGTTATTCGAAAAGCGTTACATGAAGGCCGCATACAGAGAGCCAATGCTTATCTTGATCATTTCTATATCATGATGGGCAAACTGGGTGACGGGCATCCACGATGCCGGGAGATTGGTTTTCCAACCTATAAGCTGAACATCGAGGAAGATGTAAAGTTAATACCTCCCCAGGGCGTATATGCCATAAGCCTTATATACTCCCGCTATAAATATAAAGGCATGCTGAACGTAAAACAGTTTGAAGGTGAAGAGAAGGTAAGTGTGGAAGTTCACCTTTTCGGACATGATCACGAGCTGGAATTAAGAGGTAAAATCCCAACCTTTCGTTTCCATAAACGTATGCGTGATGAGTTAAAGATTGATGAAAATCAGGCATTACACAAACAATTAGAAAGGGATAAATCTGAAATTCAGGAATTAATTTATTAG
- a CDS encoding sigma-70 family RNA polymerase sigma factor: MEFYNDLEIIQGIREKDNNILEYLYHEYFGLVYDLVSQNNGNKDDAGDVLQEAIVLIYKKIQNESLELNSSFKTYFYSVCRHIWLRELRNRNTELRHIMNYANRDVNVADSLEAEYEQQQRYRLYQEHFKKLGKECRSVLRMFLMNCSFKHIAGKMEYKSEKYAKKKKYKCKEQLVRAIKNDKRFKGLS; the protein is encoded by the coding sequence TTGGAATTTTATAATGATCTTGAAATCATACAAGGAATCCGTGAGAAAGATAATAATATACTGGAATATTTGTATCATGAATATTTTGGATTGGTATATGATCTGGTCTCCCAAAACAATGGCAATAAAGATGATGCAGGAGATGTCCTACAGGAAGCCATTGTTTTAATTTATAAAAAGATCCAAAATGAATCCCTTGAATTAAATTCTTCCTTTAAGACTTATTTTTATTCTGTTTGCCGGCATATATGGCTGCGTGAACTGCGAAACCGTAATACGGAGCTTCGTCATATTATGAATTATGCAAACCGCGATGTAAACGTGGCAGATTCTCTGGAAGCTGAATATGAACAACAACAAAGATACAGATTGTATCAGGAACACTTCAAAAAGCTGGGAAAGGAATGCCGCAGCGTATTGAGGATGTTTCTGATGAATTGTTCTTTTAAGCATATAGCCGGGAAAATGGAGTATAAAAGCGAGAAATATGCCAAGAAGAAAAAGTATAAATGTAAGGAACAACTTGTAAGAGCCATCAAAAACGATAAAAGATTTAAGGGATTATCATGA